ATTGTCGCTCGGGAAAACGCCGCCTGCTGCATTTCGCACATCATTGGTTACCACAAAAGCATCCGGTTGGTGTTTCTCCAAAATGGAGGATACCAAAGACAAATCTTTTCGTTTAATAATCAAATAGATTACACGGACTTTGCCTTGTGCTCCTTGCGCCCCCACCAAGGTGGCGCCAAAATGCTTCTGTTTAAACTTTTGCAGAAGAGAAGCCGCGTCATTATGCGTAATGATCATAAGCGATAGAAAGCCCATCGCCAAACGGCGTTCGATATACATCCCCACAAAATTACCTGCAGCAAAGCCGCCCGCGTAAGCGATATAATTTACCCATGAGGAAAGATTATCCATAATGCGGCTGATGGCAATGAGCCAAATAAGCACTTCAAAGAAACCGCATAAAGGCGCCAATAAACGCATACCTCGGCTAAGAAAGACGATCCTGAGCGTTCCGATGCTGACGTCCAAGACCCGCGAGAAAAAAATCATCACGGGCAGGATCCAGACCGCATGGTCTGCAACAAAGGAAAATAAATAATCAAACATGAGTTATCCTTGCCTTGAGTAAGCAAGCCTTTCTTATAGCGCCCGCGACAGCGCAATAGACAGGGATTTGTAAAGGTGCAATCCTCGACCTAGCGCCAAGACCGGTTCCAAGCCTTAAATCTCAATGCGCCAATTTCCCGGCCGCCTCTGCCACTTTTTTTAAAGTGCTATCCGCTCCCGTAACCACGAAAGCGGCACCCGCCCAATTCGTGTATGACTCAGCCCCGGTACAACTTGGGTATCTCCTGCACAAAAGCCGAAAAGGGCATGTTCGTCTGTAAATGCAATTGCAGTATAACAGTACCAGCCGTGGGGATTATCTTCTAAATTCACCCGATTATGCCACGTCAACCCTTCGTCTGTGGAAATAGCAAGCGTGAAGGGTGTGCGCTTTTTTCGCAGTGCCTCATCAATATTCGCGTGATCATTCCAAAGCATCAACAACGCGTCCGTTCCCGGAATCCTTTAAACGGACAGGGGCGATACTGGAGTTGCCAGTTCCGTGGGGACGGCATCAGACCACGTAATTCCGCCGTCTTCAGAAATGGAACGGTAAAAGAAACCGCTACTGTTGCGCAGCCACATAAGGAGATGCCCGTTTTTAAGTTCGATAACACCCGGCTCTTGGAATCCCGTATTAAATTCCCGAGGCGCTTCCAAGGTGGTCTGTGAAAAATACCACGTTTTCCCGAGATCATCAGAAAGTACGCACATGCTTATCCCACGCTCTTGAAAGGGCTCTCCCTGCCGTGCGTGCAAGGCGGCAGGAATCACGAGGCGCCCTCCGGAGAGCTGTACGATGCGACTGTTATTAATCACGTAATAGCCTATAGGCTCAGGAATACATTCGACCGCATCCCCCCACGATTGCGCCTCATCGTGAGAAATGCGCATCAACGGGCGGCAATCATCTTCCCCATTTTTTCGAATGTAAAACAAGGCGATAGAATCATCCGACAGACGGAGCAAAGATACGGACATGACATTCATCCCGCCTTCATTTTTCACGACGACTTTATCCTTGCTTGTCCAGGTTTTTCCGCCGTCGAGGGAGCGGCGTGATGCCAAGAAGGCGGCATCGTTATCATCTTTTCCTCCATAAAAGTGGGTATAGATGAAAAGAAGGGAACCATCTTTCAAGACGATAAAATCCCCTTCCGAATTTCTGGGATTCTTTTCGTTCGGTAAAAGATCAAGAACGATTTCATAAGGGATCTTATCCGAGACGTCGACCTTCTCCGAAGCATCCCTTACAGCCTTGGAATCTTGCGCGGCCGCACACACCCCAATCATTGCCGTAAAACAAATGATTGTAAACACTATACCGCGGAAGAACATTCTATTTTGACTTTGCATTATTTGTTCTCATCTACCATTTTGTCCAATTCCATAATAAAATCTACAAGCAGAAAAGGTTTCTCTAATATAGGTCTGCCTGTGCTTTCCATAAAGAGGCGACTTTGATAATTTAGCATATCAGCCGTAATAAAGAGAATACGCGGTATGAGATGAGGATATCGCTCCGCTATTTCCAGATAAGTTTGTTTGCCATCCAGACTTCCGGGAATCAAATAATCGAGAAGGATTGCGTCATACTCATTTATTTTAAGTTTCTCCAAAGCCTCCATACCGGTGGATGCCGTATCCGCTCGAAAACCATGCATATATAAAAATGTCTGCAACAAATCCTGTAAGTCAATCTCATCATCGACAATCAAGATTGACTTTTCCAAAACCTTCGTTTGCATCGGTATGGACGGTTCGATTTCTTTGGGAATCTCTTTCATCACCGGCAATTGAAGAACGAAGCAAGCCCCTTTAGGCTCTTTCATCCCTGCAGTACAAACGCTGAGACTGCCGCCATAATCAGAGACCACAGCCCGTGCGAGGCTCAGCCCCAAACCAATGCCGCCTTGTTCACGGCGCGTAGAATAAAATGGCTCAAAGACTTGCTCACGCTTTTCAATGGGTATTCCGGGGCCATCATCGACAACACGCAAGCGGACCAGCTCATTTTTTATCTCGAGCGAACAAAGGACTTGGTGCCGCGCTACATGCAGCGCATTTTCCAACAAGCTTAAGACGATTTGCGCTATTTGTTCCGGTACACATTCGATTAAAGCGGGTTTATCGGGGAACTGCCACGATATAAGCCGGCTTTGTGAAGGGGTCAACATGGGCTGCACTGACTCACGGATCAGCGTTTGAAAATCTACGGGTCTCCGTTCCAAAGGCATGCCCCGCGCAAAATCGAGAAGATTATCTACTGTTTCTTTGCAGCGAAGACTATTGCGCAAGATGCGGTTGACCGCTTCCGCATATTGATCCGGCGGTAATCCTTTCGACATCATTTCGGCAAAGCCCAACACGACACTTAGCGGATTACGCAGCTGGTGCGCTACAGTCGTACTGATTTGTGCGACCAAAGAAGAGCGCTGCTGGCTGACGATTTGATTTTCCAATTGCTTTTGCATTTGCCGGCGATGAGACCGATCATAAACGACATTGATCACATGGGTAATGTTGCCGGACTCATCAAGAAGCGGAATCAACACGACCATGTACCATTTGGTTTCTGACGTCATCATTACGCTGATATCGATGAACTGAAATAATCCCGATTCAAACACATCTTTACACCGGCAATTTCCACTTTTCCCCGCATCACGCCCATGCAG
The DNA window shown above is from Candidatus Hydrogenedentota bacterium and carries:
- a CDS encoding exo-alpha-sialidase is translated as MIGVCAAAQDSKAVRDASEKVDVSDKIPYEIVLDLLPNEKNPRNSEGDFIVLKDGSLLFIYTHFYGGKDDNDAAFLASRRSLDGGKTWTSKDKVVVKNEGGMNVMSVSLLRLSDDSIALFYIRKNGEDDCRPLMRISHDEAQSWGDAVECIPEPIGYYVINNSRIVQLSGGRLVIPAALHARQGEPFQERGISMCVLSDDLGKTWYFSQTTLEAPREFNTGFQEPGVIELKNGHLLMWLRNSSGFFYRSISEDGGITWSDAVPTELATPVSPLSV
- a CDS encoding response regulator, which gives rise to MKSRLVLARYIEANISELVEHLIKDSKMIEDTVLRNLIQTWLQYNVAILNGKSCPMAEWATQFVERNRSLAIMTGDAYLTLKGFQKALTEQCVGQVKGVTDAEILSIVYDNSSCLEQAVVEYFALRTRQDRHMNFRRQKAILESVDMAMVLVDNSAVIEMVNHGFARLINSDADILQNTDFLSLCDEATASKLRSFLKNKRTDLTRASFPGAITFGNREIGVEITGHPFFDSEGRRAGAVLFLDTEEKKESPSQRGIEYVEKNLLPMIPLPLQLFDQNGNISFNSKQTSLLTPMGYDFQEPLCCFLHGRDAGKSGNCRCKDVFESGLFQFIDISVMMTSETKWYMVVLIPLLDESGNITHVINVVYDRSHRRQMQKQLENQIVSQQRSSLVAQISTTVAHQLRNPLSVVLGFAEMMSKGLPPDQYAEAVNRILRNSLRCKETVDNLLDFARGMPLERRPVDFQTLIRESVQPMLTPSQSRLISWQFPDKPALIECVPEQIAQIVLSLLENALHVARHQVLCSLEIKNELVRLRVVDDGPGIPIEKREQVFEPFYSTRREQGGIGLGLSLARAVVSDYGGSLSVCTAGMKEPKGACFVLQLPVMKEIPKEIEPSIPMQTKVLEKSILIVDDEIDLQDLLQTFLYMHGFRADTASTGMEALEKLKINEYDAILLDYLIPGSLDGKQTYLEIAERYPHLIPRILFITADMLNYQSRLFMESTGRPILEKPFLLVDFIMELDKMVDENK
- a CDS encoding DUF2179 domain-containing protein, whose product is MFDYLFSFVADHAVWILPVMIFFSRVLDVSIGTLRIVFLSRGMRLLAPLCGFFEVLIWLIAISRIMDNLSSWVNYIAYAGGFAAGNFVGMYIERRLAMGFLSLMIITHNDAASLLQKFKQKHFGATLVGAQGAQGKVRVIYLIIKRKDLSLVSSILEKHQPDAFVVTNDVRNAAGGVFPSDNSGLMNWRKITGASRKGK
- a CDS encoding exo-alpha-sialidase, translating into MLWNDHANIDEALRKKRTPFTLAISTDEGLTWHNRVNLEDNPHGWYCYTAIAFTDEHALFGFCAGDTQVVPGLSHTRIGRVPLSWLRERIAL